A DNA window from Methylocystis heyeri contains the following coding sequences:
- a CDS encoding DUF6502 family protein yields the protein MKESHDDALPDAQKLQQPLARLLRPLVRLFIRCGATFPAICDLLRELYVNVAVHDFALPDKEQTDSRISLLTGIHRKEVRRLREAGAPVRMTPASVSRTTQIVALWLADRRFADESGAPAPLRRAGAEGKGPTFEELVEDVTKDLRPRAVLDEWLDRRIVVLDAKGRVVLTEAAIAPNRGDDRQLHYFGRNLHDHIAAAVENVTANPAPFLERAVHYEGLSDEAARRLEALSRKLAMEALLAANREAQTLHRSDAGGEWRWNFGVYVYREREPRGDGAPEDQAGEPS from the coding sequence ATGAAGGAGAGCCACGACGACGCGCTTCCAGACGCGCAGAAGCTTCAGCAGCCGCTCGCGCGCCTGCTGCGCCCGCTCGTGCGCCTCTTCATCCGCTGCGGCGCGACCTTTCCCGCGATTTGCGATCTGCTGAGGGAGCTTTACGTCAATGTCGCCGTCCACGACTTCGCCTTGCCCGACAAGGAGCAGACCGACAGCCGCATCAGCCTCCTGACGGGGATCCACCGCAAGGAGGTCCGGCGCCTGCGCGAAGCGGGCGCTCCGGTTCGCATGACGCCGGCCTCGGTGTCTCGCACCACGCAGATCGTCGCCCTGTGGCTGGCCGACCGCCGCTTCGCCGACGAGAGCGGCGCGCCGGCTCCCCTGCGGCGCGCGGGCGCCGAGGGGAAAGGGCCCACCTTCGAGGAACTTGTCGAGGATGTGACCAAAGACCTTCGCCCACGCGCGGTGCTCGACGAATGGCTGGATCGCAGAATCGTCGTGCTCGATGCGAAGGGCCGCGTGGTTCTCACCGAGGCGGCGATCGCGCCGAACCGCGGCGACGACCGCCAGCTCCATTATTTCGGCCGCAATCTGCACGACCATATCGCCGCGGCCGTGGAGAACGTGACCGCGAACCCCGCGCCCTTCCTCGAGCGCGCGGTGCATTACGAAGGCCTGTCCGACGAAGCGGCGCGCCGGCTCGAGGCCTTGTCCCGCAAACTGGCGATGGAGGCGTTGCTCGCGGCCAATCGCGAGGCGCAGACGCTTCACCGGAGCGACGCCGGCGGCGAATGGCGCTGGAACTTTGGCGTCTATGTCTATCGCGAGCGAGAGCCGCGCGGCGACGGCGCGCCAGAAGACCAAGCGGGAGAACCGTCGTGA
- a CDS encoding lytic murein transglycosylase: MQESDKLSLDARLDRRRLLQAVLVCGCAYADGSRAQTGDFQQFLQGLWPAAEAAGVGRETFDAAVLDLTPDPAVAARPAAQSEFTVSIPAYVSGVTTSARIARGRAVAGEYSHILSEIERRSGVPGELIVAILGVESNFGTATGGADVLRVLATLAYKGHMTQKLSDEFVAALVMLQQGAPRRRLRGSWAGAMGMPQFMPSAYLKYAVGFAGGAAPDIWTSQPDAFASIGSFLQKSGWNPALPWGLETRLPPDYDFAAYDMDFSQFRALGFTGAGGDALPQSGAASLYLPAGAKGPAFLITDNFEVIRQYNISDAYALSVALLGDRIAGREIPRTPWPKVTPLTTAECKAMQQALAERGFYHGPIDGKLGRVARNAVHAFQLSEGVHPADGLATKAVLDRLKGR; encoded by the coding sequence ATGCAAGAATCGGACAAGCTTTCCCTCGATGCGCGTTTGGATCGGCGCCGGCTGCTGCAGGCGGTCCTCGTCTGCGGCTGCGCCTACGCTGACGGCAGCCGGGCGCAGACCGGGGATTTTCAACAATTCCTGCAGGGGCTGTGGCCCGCCGCCGAGGCCGCGGGCGTCGGCAGGGAGACTTTCGACGCTGCGGTGCTCGACCTGACCCCGGATCCCGCCGTGGCGGCCAGGCCGGCGGCGCAGTCCGAGTTCACGGTGTCGATCCCGGCCTATGTGTCCGGCGTGACGACCAGCGCCCGGATCGCCCGGGGTCGCGCCGTCGCCGGGGAATATTCCCATATTTTGAGCGAAATCGAGCGGCGGAGCGGGGTTCCGGGCGAGCTCATCGTCGCTATACTCGGGGTCGAGAGCAACTTCGGGACCGCGACCGGCGGCGCCGACGTTCTGCGCGTGCTGGCGACTTTGGCCTACAAAGGCCACATGACCCAAAAGCTCAGCGACGAGTTCGTGGCGGCGCTCGTGATGCTGCAACAGGGCGCGCCGCGCCGCCGCCTGCGGGGCTCCTGGGCGGGGGCGATGGGAATGCCCCAGTTCATGCCTTCCGCCTATCTCAAATATGCGGTCGGTTTCGCCGGCGGCGCCGCGCCCGACATCTGGACCTCCCAGCCCGACGCATTCGCTTCGATCGGGAGTTTTCTGCAAAAATCCGGCTGGAACCCGGCCCTTCCCTGGGGGCTGGAGACGCGGCTGCCGCCCGATTATGATTTTGCCGCCTATGACATGGACTTTTCGCAGTTTCGGGCGCTGGGCTTTACCGGCGCCGGCGGCGACGCCCTGCCGCAATCCGGCGCGGCCAGTCTTTATCTGCCGGCGGGGGCCAAGGGGCCGGCCTTTCTCATCACCGATAATTTCGAGGTCATCCGGCAATATAATATCTCGGACGCCTATGCTCTCTCGGTCGCCCTGCTCGGGGACCGCATCGCCGGGCGCGAGATTCCGCGCACCCCCTGGCCCAAGGTGACGCCGCTGACCACCGCCGAATGCAAAGCCATGCAGCAGGCGCTCGCCGAACGCGGCTTCTACCACGGTCCGATCGACGGCAAGCTCGGGCGCGTCGCGAGGAACGCCGTCCATGCCTTTCAGTTGAGCGAAGGCGTTCATCCCGCCGACGGATTGGCCACCAAAGCGGTGCTGGATCGCCTGAAAGGCCGATGA
- the galU gene encoding UTP--glucose-1-phosphate uridylyltransferase GalU codes for MTKRIRKAVFPVAGLGTRFLPATKAVPKEMLTVVDRPVVQHVVDEAREAGIEHFIFVTGRNKGMIEDHFDMAYELEDTLKRRNKTKEYEGLMADLPKAGATSFTRQQAPLGLGHAVWCARDIVGDEPFAVLLPDMITLANGPRKSRCLAQAVEAYEKHGGNIIAVEEVPASETHQYGIVSVGADHGHSFEIKGMVEKPPQGTAPSNLMISGRYILNPEIFEILEKGEKGAGGEIQLTDAMIGLAASQSFHGVRFDGKTYDTGSKLGFLAANIAFGLERPDIADGLRAEIRKLVG; via the coding sequence ATGACCAAGCGCATTCGCAAGGCTGTTTTCCCGGTCGCCGGGTTGGGCACTCGTTTTCTGCCTGCGACCAAGGCCGTGCCAAAGGAGATGCTCACCGTGGTCGATCGTCCGGTGGTGCAGCATGTCGTCGACGAAGCGCGCGAGGCGGGCATAGAGCATTTCATTTTCGTCACCGGGCGCAACAAGGGCATGATCGAAGACCATTTCGACATGGCCTACGAACTCGAAGACACGTTGAAGCGGCGGAACAAAACAAAGGAATATGAAGGCCTGATGGCGGACCTGCCGAAGGCCGGCGCCACCAGCTTCACGCGCCAGCAGGCGCCCTTGGGGCTCGGTCATGCGGTCTGGTGCGCTCGCGACATCGTGGGCGACGAACCTTTCGCCGTGCTGCTTCCCGACATGATCACTCTGGCGAACGGGCCGCGCAAGAGCCGCTGCCTCGCGCAGGCGGTCGAGGCCTATGAGAAGCACGGCGGCAACATCATCGCGGTCGAGGAAGTTCCCGCGAGCGAAACCCATCAATACGGCATCGTCAGCGTGGGCGCGGACCACGGCCATAGTTTCGAGATCAAGGGCATGGTGGAAAAGCCGCCGCAGGGAACGGCGCCCAGCAATCTCATGATTTCCGGCCGCTATATTCTCAATCCCGAGATTTTCGAAATTCTGGAGAAGGGGGAGAAAGGCGCCGGCGGCGAAATCCAGCTCACCGACGCGATGATCGGGCTGGCGGCTTCCCAGTCGTTCCACGGCGTCCGGTTCGACGGCAAGACCTACGACACCGGCTCGAAGCTTGGATTTCTCGCGGCCAACATCGCTTTTGGACTGGAGCGTCCCGACATTGCGGACGGATTGCGCGCGGAAATCAGGAAGCTGGTCGGCTGA
- the galE gene encoding UDP-glucose 4-epimerase GalE, whose protein sequence is MSVLVTGGAGYIGSHMVLELLDAGEDVVVLDDLSTGFRWAVPPQVPLVIGDFGDENLVKDAIARYGVTEIVHFAAKIVVPESVARPLLYYSNNTAKARTLLETATSAGIERFIFSSTAAVYGDPVQNPVTEDEPPKPMSPYGRSKLMVEWMLEDVSKASNLKYVALRYFNVAGGDPAGRAGQSTPNATHLIKVAVQTALGLRPKMQLFGIDYPTHDGSCVRDYIQVTDLARAHMDALAHLRGGGQSLVCNAGYAKGFSVIDVIETVKRVSGRDFHVEVSERRPGDPAAIVAGNDLIKSALGWRPQHDDLEEIVRQALRWEQNLAERVSGNAGLDGIKTGAPGS, encoded by the coding sequence ATGTCGGTTCTGGTGACGGGCGGCGCGGGCTATATCGGCAGCCATATGGTTCTCGAACTCCTGGACGCAGGCGAAGACGTCGTCGTGCTCGACGATCTCTCGACCGGCTTCCGGTGGGCGGTTCCTCCGCAAGTCCCGCTGGTCATAGGGGACTTTGGCGACGAAAATTTGGTGAAGGACGCGATCGCGCGCTACGGGGTGACGGAAATCGTCCACTTCGCCGCCAAAATCGTGGTGCCCGAGTCGGTCGCCCGCCCCCTGCTCTATTACTCCAACAACACGGCCAAGGCCCGCACCCTTCTGGAGACCGCGACTTCGGCCGGGATCGAAAGATTCATCTTTTCCTCCACCGCCGCGGTCTATGGCGATCCGGTGCAGAACCCGGTCACCGAGGACGAGCCGCCGAAACCCATGTCTCCCTACGGCCGTTCCAAGCTGATGGTGGAGTGGATGCTGGAGGACGTTTCGAAGGCGTCCAATCTGAAATATGTGGCATTGCGCTATTTTAACGTCGCGGGCGGCGACCCTGCGGGGCGCGCCGGCCAATCGACCCCGAACGCCACGCATCTCATCAAAGTGGCGGTTCAAACGGCCCTCGGCCTGCGCCCGAAGATGCAGCTGTTCGGGATCGACTATCCGACCCACGACGGAAGCTGCGTGCGGGACTATATTCAGGTCACGGATCTCGCGCGCGCTCACATGGACGCACTCGCCCATTTGCGCGGCGGCGGGCAGAGCCTCGTTTGCAACGCCGGCTATGCGAAAGGTTTTTCCGTCATCGACGTCATCGAGACCGTGAAGCGCGTCTCGGGGCGGGATTTCCACGTCGAGGTGAGCGAGCGCCGGCCCGGCGATCCGGCGGCCATCGTCGCAGGCAATGATCTCATCAAATCCGCCCTCGGATGGCGCCCGCAGCATGACGACCTCGAGGAAATCGTGCGGCAGGCGCTGCGGTGGGAACAGAACCTCGCCGAGCGGGTCTCCGGGAACGCCGGTCTCGACGGAATCAAAACCGGCGCTCCAGGTTCTTGA
- the glpD gene encoding glycerol-3-phosphate dehydrogenase: protein MIYDLLIIGGGVNGCAIARDAAGRGLSVLLAEQGDLACATSSASTKLIHGGLRYLEQYEFRLVQEALSERELLLRAAPHIIRPLKFVLPHERGLRPAWMMRIGLLLYDYLAPRKRLERSQGVSLINNELGAPLRPSFQRGFTYADCWADDSRLVVANALSAREHGAEIRVGARFVSALRIRDRWIASVERGGEVEDIEARIIVNAAGPYVSRVLDGSLHIKSRKHVRLVKGSHIVTRRLFAGDHAYLLQNPDRRIIFAIPYEQEFTLIGTTDVSYDEPAGPVSISGEEIEYLTDSVNRCFNHIISERDVVWSYSGLRPLFDDGAIEASVVTRDYAFDLDVEAAPALSVFGGKLTTARRLAEHALEQLTPFFPHLGPAWTRAAPLPGGDIGDFPAFLAQLTREKPFLHPTVARRLAHAYGTRVWRLLGAAHAMSDLGEDYGCGLTTAELRYLVEEEWARCAEDVLWRRSKLGLHLTPAQQAAIAAALAQIVKETAS, encoded by the coding sequence ATGATTTACGATCTGCTCATTATCGGCGGCGGCGTCAACGGCTGCGCCATAGCGCGCGATGCGGCCGGCCGCGGACTTTCGGTTCTTCTCGCGGAGCAGGGGGATCTCGCTTGCGCCACCTCCTCGGCCTCGACCAAGCTCATTCACGGCGGACTGAGATACCTCGAGCAATATGAGTTCCGGCTGGTCCAGGAAGCCCTGTCGGAGCGTGAGCTGCTGCTGCGGGCTGCACCCCACATCATCCGGCCTTTGAAGTTCGTGCTCCCTCACGAGAGGGGTCTGCGCCCGGCGTGGATGATGCGGATCGGCCTTCTGCTTTACGATTATCTGGCGCCGCGGAAGCGGCTGGAGCGCTCGCAGGGGGTCTCGCTGATCAACAACGAACTCGGCGCGCCCTTGCGTCCGTCGTTCCAGCGCGGCTTCACTTACGCCGACTGCTGGGCGGACGATTCTCGTCTCGTGGTCGCCAACGCTCTGTCCGCCCGCGAACACGGCGCCGAAATCCGGGTGGGCGCGAGGTTCGTTTCAGCGCTCCGCATCCGCGACCGATGGATCGCCAGCGTCGAGCGCGGCGGCGAGGTCGAGGATATCGAAGCCCGGATCATCGTCAATGCGGCGGGCCCCTATGTCTCACGGGTGCTCGACGGCTCGCTTCACATAAAATCGCGCAAGCATGTCCGGCTGGTGAAGGGCTCCCATATCGTCACGCGGAGATTGTTCGCGGGCGATCACGCCTATCTGCTGCAGAACCCCGACAGACGCATCATTTTCGCCATTCCCTACGAGCAGGAGTTCACGCTGATCGGCACGACGGACGTCTCCTATGACGAGCCCGCCGGGCCGGTCTCGATCAGCGGCGAGGAGATCGAATATCTGACCGACTCGGTAAACCGCTGCTTCAACCACATAATTTCGGAAAGGGACGTGGTCTGGAGCTATTCCGGCCTGCGCCCGCTGTTCGACGACGGCGCCATCGAGGCCTCGGTGGTCACGCGGGACTATGCTTTCGATCTCGACGTCGAGGCGGCCCCGGCCTTGTCCGTGTTCGGCGGCAAGCTCACCACCGCCCGGCGTCTGGCCGAACATGCGCTCGAGCAGCTGACGCCCTTTTTCCCGCATCTGGGGCCGGCCTGGACCAGGGCGGCGCCGCTGCCCGGCGGAGACATCGGCGATTTTCCGGCCTTTCTGGCTCAGCTCACGCGGGAAAAGCCCTTCCTGCATCCGACCGTCGCGCGCAGGCTGGCTCACGCCTATGGAACCCGGGTCTGGCGGCTCCTGGGCGCGGCCCACGCCATGTCCGATCTCGGCGAGGATTATGGCTGCGGCCTGACCACGGCCGAGCTGCGTTATCTCGTCGAGGAGGAATGGGCGCGCTGCGCCGAGGATGTGCTGTGGCGGCGCTCCAAGCTCGGCCTGCATCTGACGCCCGCGCAACAGGCAGCGATAGCTGCGGCGCTGGCGCAGATCGTGAAGGAGACGGCGTCCTGA
- the rplA gene encoding 50S ribosomal protein L1: protein MAHIGKRIAKAREGIERTKLYPLDEAIKLVRERAKAKFDESVEIAMNLGVDPKHADQMVRGVVNLPNGTGRVLRVAVFARGPKADEAKAAGADVVGAEELVTTVQGGTIDFDRCIATPDMMPLVGRLGKVLGPRGLMPNPKVGTVTMDVAAAVKASKGGAVEFRVEKAGIVQGTVGKVSFDDGKLAENVKAFVDAVAKAKPAGSKGTYIQRVALCSTQGPGVKIEVSSLGATQQ from the coding sequence ATGGCGCATATCGGAAAAAGAATCGCCAAGGCGCGCGAAGGCATCGAGCGCACGAAGCTCTATCCCTTGGACGAGGCCATCAAGCTGGTGCGCGAGCGCGCCAAGGCCAAGTTCGACGAATCGGTCGAAATCGCGATGAATCTCGGCGTCGACCCCAAGCATGCGGACCAGATGGTGCGCGGCGTGGTCAATCTGCCGAACGGAACCGGCCGCGTTCTGCGCGTCGCCGTTTTCGCCCGCGGACCCAAGGCTGACGAAGCCAAGGCCGCCGGCGCCGACGTCGTGGGCGCCGAGGAACTGGTGACCACCGTTCAGGGCGGCACGATCGATTTCGACCGCTGCATCGCGACCCCGGACATGATGCCGCTGGTCGGCCGCCTCGGTAAGGTGCTCGGCCCGCGCGGCCTGATGCCGAACCCCAAGGTCGGCACGGTCACGATGGACGTCGCCGCCGCGGTGAAGGCGTCCAAGGGCGGCGCGGTCGAGTTCCGCGTCGAAAAGGCCGGCATCGTGCAGGGCACGGTGGGCAAGGTCTCCTTCGACGACGGCAAGCTCGCCGAAAACGTCAAGGCTTTCGTCGACGCCGTCGCCAAGGCCAAGCCCGCGGGCTCCAAGGGCACCTATATCCAGCGCGTCGCGCTGTGCTCGACCCAGGGTCCGGGCGTCAAGATCGAGGTCTCCTCGCTCGGCGCGACCCAGCAGTAA
- the rplK gene encoding 50S ribosomal protein L11 translates to MAKKIAGYIKLQVPAGAANPSPPIGPALGQRGLNIMEFCKAFNAKTAQMEKGTPIPVIITAYQDRSFTFEMKQPPVSFFLKKAVGLKIGKKPASGSKTPGRGSVGKITQAQIREIAEKKMPDLNCSTVEAAMTMIQGSARAMGLQVVE, encoded by the coding sequence ATGGCGAAAAAAATTGCCGGCTACATAAAGCTGCAAGTGCCGGCCGGCGCGGCGAACCCCTCGCCGCCGATCGGTCCCGCGCTCGGTCAGCGCGGCCTCAACATCATGGAATTCTGCAAGGCGTTCAACGCCAAGACGGCGCAGATGGAGAAGGGGACGCCGATCCCCGTCATCATCACCGCCTATCAGGACCGCTCCTTCACCTTCGAGATGAAGCAGCCCCCGGTCAGCTTCTTCCTGAAGAAGGCCGTCGGCCTCAAGATCGGCAAGAAGCCGGCCTCCGGCTCGAAGACCCCGGGTCGCGGCTCCGTCGGCAAGATCACGCAGGCCCAGATCCGCGAGATCGCCGAAAAGAAGATGCCCGATCTCAACTGCTCCACTGTCGAAGCCGCGATGACGATGATCCAGGGCTCGGCTCGGGCGATGGGCTTGCAGGTGGTGGAGTAA
- a CDS encoding outer membrane protein yields MKKVSLSILPLIALLGPASAADLPSRKTAVAPQPAPATSWNGLYFGLNLGGGWAQRSGGGVVGGGQIGYNYQLTPLFVVGLESDFQGTSLSLSGRRPPLFVPTALGAGAVPPFTGAQGGGAVPWFGTVRGRVGVLALGPSLLLYGTGGFAYAGAGGGVATGWTAGGGAEWAFARNWSAKAEYLFNDVSGGGAGGPGGATRDVSFHVVRVGVNYRFDAGDLLGRTKF; encoded by the coding sequence ATGAAGAAAGTCAGCCTCTCCATCCTCCCTCTGATCGCGCTCCTCGGCCCGGCGAGCGCCGCCGATCTTCCGTCGCGCAAGACGGCTGTCGCGCCGCAGCCAGCGCCCGCCACGTCGTGGAACGGGTTGTATTTCGGTCTGAACCTCGGCGGCGGATGGGCTCAACGGAGCGGGGGCGGCGTCGTGGGCGGCGGCCAGATCGGCTACAACTATCAATTGACCCCGCTGTTCGTGGTGGGTCTCGAATCCGATTTTCAGGGAACCAGCCTGTCCCTCTCCGGCAGGCGTCCGCCTCTGTTCGTTCCGACGGCCCTCGGCGCAGGCGCTGTTCCGCCATTCACGGGAGCGCAGGGCGGGGGGGCTGTTCCGTGGTTCGGCACGGTGCGCGGACGCGTCGGGGTTCTGGCGCTGGGGCCGAGTCTGTTGCTGTACGGCACGGGCGGCTTCGCCTATGCGGGCGCGGGCGGCGGCGTCGCGACGGGCTGGACGGCGGGCGGCGGCGCCGAATGGGCTTTCGCGCGCAATTGGTCGGCGAAGGCGGAATATCTCTTCAACGACGTATCGGGCGGCGGCGCGGGCGGCCCCGGCGGCGCCACGCGGGACGTAAGCTTTCATGTGGTTCGCGTCGGCGTCAATTACCGATTCGACGCCGGCGACTTGCTCGGCCGCACGAAATTCTGA
- the secE gene encoding preprotein translocase subunit SecE, producing MANPIQFLQEVRSEAKKVTWPSRRETLITTGLVVLMVIAASLFFVVVDWALRLGVGLMLQVGK from the coding sequence ATGGCCAATCCGATACAGTTCCTCCAGGAGGTTCGTTCCGAGGCGAAGAAGGTCACATGGCCTTCGCGCCGCGAAACCCTGATCACCACCGGACTGGTTGTCCTCATGGTGATCGCCGCGAGCCTGTTCTTCGTGGTGGTCGACTGGGCCTTGCGTCTCGGCGTGGGTCTCATGCTTCAGGTCGGAAAATAG
- the nusG gene encoding transcription termination/antitermination protein NusG produces the protein MTMRWYIVHAYSNFEKKVADSIREQAAQRNCLERFEEILVPTEHVVEVRRGRKVNTERKFFPGYVLVKCDLTDQVFSLIKNTPKVTGFLGADNKPMPISEDEARRIKGQVAEGVERPKATISFEVGETVRVADGPFASFNGVVEEVDEDRSRLKVAVSIFGRATPVELEFAQVEKV, from the coding sequence ATGACCATGCGGTGGTACATCGTCCACGCCTACTCCAACTTCGAAAAGAAGGTGGCGGACTCCATTCGCGAGCAGGCCGCGCAGCGAAACTGCCTGGAACGCTTCGAAGAAATTCTCGTGCCCACCGAGCATGTGGTCGAAGTGCGGCGCGGTCGCAAAGTGAACACTGAAAGAAAGTTTTTCCCCGGCTATGTGCTGGTGAAATGCGACCTCACCGACCAGGTTTTCTCTCTGATCAAGAACACGCCCAAGGTTACGGGCTTTCTCGGCGCCGACAACAAGCCGATGCCGATCAGCGAGGACGAGGCCAGGCGCATCAAGGGTCAGGTCGCCGAGGGCGTCGAACGTCCCAAGGCCACCATTTCCTTCGAGGTCGGCGAGACGGTGCGCGTCGCCGACGGCCCCTTCGCCTCCTTCAACGGCGTGGTCGAGGAAGTGGACGAGGATCGCTCGCGCCTCAAGGTCGCGGTCTCCATCTTCGGCCGCGCGACCCCCGTGGAACTGGAATTCGCGCAGGTCGAGAAGGTCTGA
- a CDS encoding glycosyltransferase family 4 protein, whose product MMDDIPSVVFFDEDREAWGYSSPARLAPCDRDRRIDAWLSAWIQDENLHLIRDRASNALDPVSATLYFRARELYWTVTRALGLGHLHDGSRVRISRPRPRPPSEFPPAHGFSLPGARRLFIDVTPTHRFGGRTGIQRVVREVARRAPNCGFALPVVIENDRLLPWWDCPALPSELSFAPGDRLVLLDACWGMAGEYASTIRRLRAAGGSLVTVVHDLIPLTHPLAVSPRMRAEFREWFETIVMKSDGVVCVSRSAAEDFIDYILKHAPFGRSDLRVGWWSLGADFEEDDRRPVSATTQAIFAEETPCFLSVGTLEPRKAYPIALDAFEQLWRMGVDARYLIVGRPGWQSEALAYHITHHPEFGRRLFWLDRASDTDLRFCYRRARALVFPSIIEGFGLPLVEAARYGLPVIASDLPVFRENGGRNVDFVPMLDPRAMAEKIMEICGRTAERKIAVAPTWDEAVDSLIQLIHDGAYQAGARIATSQGG is encoded by the coding sequence ATGATGGACGACATCCCCTCGGTCGTTTTTTTCGACGAGGATCGCGAGGCGTGGGGTTATTCGAGCCCGGCGCGCCTCGCGCCGTGCGACCGCGACCGGCGCATCGACGCATGGCTCTCCGCCTGGATTCAGGACGAGAACCTGCATCTCATCCGCGACCGGGCCAGCAACGCGCTCGATCCGGTTTCCGCGACCCTCTACTTCCGGGCGCGGGAGCTGTACTGGACCGTGACCCGCGCGCTCGGCCTCGGCCATCTTCACGACGGCTCCCGCGTCCGCATATCCCGGCCACGCCCGCGCCCGCCGAGCGAATTCCCCCCAGCGCACGGCTTCTCCCTGCCCGGCGCCAGGCGGCTGTTCATCGACGTGACGCCGACCCATCGTTTCGGAGGGCGCACGGGCATCCAGCGCGTCGTGCGCGAGGTCGCGCGCCGCGCCCCGAACTGCGGCTTCGCGCTGCCGGTCGTCATCGAGAATGACAGGCTGCTGCCATGGTGGGATTGTCCGGCTTTGCCAAGCGAGCTTTCCTTCGCGCCGGGCGACCGGCTCGTGCTGCTCGACGCCTGCTGGGGCATGGCGGGAGAATATGCATCGACCATCCGCCGCCTGCGGGCCGCGGGCGGGAGCCTCGTCACCGTCGTGCACGATCTCATCCCGCTCACGCATCCGCTGGCGGTTTCGCCGCGCATGCGCGCGGAGTTCCGCGAATGGTTCGAGACCATCGTGATGAAGAGCGACGGCGTCGTCTGCGTCTCGCGCAGTGCGGCGGAGGATTTCATCGACTACATCCTGAAACACGCGCCGTTCGGGCGATCCGATCTTCGCGTCGGCTGGTGGAGCCTCGGCGCCGATTTCGAAGAAGACGATCGACGGCCCGTCTCCGCGACGACGCAAGCCATCTTCGCGGAGGAGACGCCCTGTTTCCTCAGCGTCGGGACGCTGGAGCCGCGAAAGGCCTATCCGATCGCGCTCGACGCCTTCGAACAATTGTGGCGCATGGGGGTCGACGCCCGATATCTCATCGTCGGCCGGCCCGGGTGGCAGAGCGAGGCGCTGGCCTATCACATCACGCATCACCCGGAATTCGGGAGGCGTCTGTTCTGGCTCGACCGGGCGAGCGACACGGATCTGCGCTTTTGCTATCGCCGCGCCCGCGCGCTCGTCTTTCCTTCGATCATCGAAGGCTTCGGCCTGCCGCTGGTCGAGGCCGCCCGGTACGGTCTGCCCGTCATCGCCTCCGATCTTCCGGTGTTTCGCGAAAACGGCGGCCGCAATGTCGATTTCGTGCCGATGCTCGACCCGCGCGCAATGGCCGAGAAGATCATGGAGATTTGCGGGCGGACCGCCGAACGGAAAATCGCCGTCGCGCCGACATGGGACGAGGCGGTGGACAGTCTTATTCAGCTCATTCACGATGGCGCTTACCAGGCCGGCGCGCGCATCGCTACGAGCCAGGGAGGCTAG
- the irrA gene encoding iron response transcriptional regulator IrrA, translating into MTQFPSATGFIAPIRMREAPAKSAPTESELKTRLRSVGLRPTVQRLSLSRLLFGKGDRHVSAEALHAEAREAGLQMSLSTVYNSLNQFARAGLLREIAVQGPRTYFHTRTSPHHHFMDQATGRMFDAPDSSVEFSRLPAPPEGMEIVGCDVIIRLRPKKV; encoded by the coding sequence ATGACGCAATTTCCCTCGGCGACGGGTTTCATCGCCCCCATCAGGATGCGGGAGGCGCCCGCCAAAAGCGCTCCGACCGAATCCGAACTCAAGACCAGGCTGCGCTCGGTCGGCCTGCGTCCGACGGTCCAGCGGCTGTCTCTGAGCCGGCTGCTGTTCGGCAAGGGAGACCGTCACGTCAGCGCCGAAGCGCTGCACGCCGAAGCGAGAGAAGCCGGCCTCCAGATGTCGCTCTCGACCGTCTACAATTCTCTCAACCAGTTCGCGCGAGCCGGATTGCTGCGGGAAATCGCGGTGCAGGGTCCCCGCACCTATTTCCACACCCGCACCTCTCCGCACCATCATTTCATGGATCAGGCGACCGGGCGCATGTTCGACGCCCCCGACAGCTCGGTGGAATTTTCGCGCCTGCCCGCCCCCCCGGAAGGCATGGAAATCGTCGGCTGCGACGTGATCATCCGGCTGCGCCCCAAGAAGGTTTGA